The window GTTATTATCAGCTCATGCTgtgctttgcagctcacttgcaTGGAAATTtgtagccttgattccaggccgctctcaggGGCTGGGATCTAGGCTAGGAAGTTTGTGACAGCATACTTTGATGGAGTACCatggcagaggaggtccgacatgcatTGGCCAGCACATTTTCATTTTcggtcacgtgataacatACAGGCCCAATACACTGAATCGGTACACATATAAATTGTAATTAtctcaagtacatgtaccgtatataagCGGGAAATTTCCGTGTGGTGCAAATTCttgtttttcgagggcagagcagttaacaTTAAAACTGGAACAAATTCCAAGCGCCAGTATAATTTACACGGCACATGCAAAGCTTAATTGTGGGCATGGTTTCTTGGAATAAAAACACGAATTTCAACTGTGAAAGTTACTTCTGGCCATTAACGAAAATGTTTTGCACCCACAAAAAtttcccactatacggtataacctAGGGTAACTACGGTAAAAAGTTATGATCAACGCAATAATCATGGGATGAATTAGcttcgattcaaggccgattaaaatacgccTTAAACCGAGGCatggggtgaatgctctatgagcactttataattaattgcatgcatgttcttGGCTATATAGCCTCAGCTTgtccccacgcccacttcACTTCGAAGGAATGTGATTCATAGTGTAATAAATAATGGATAACGGAACTAACGTActacattaattataattaataatagacATCATACATGTCCATTTCCAGTTCTGGCGCCTGATCCTCCTGTTCACTTTCATCTCCACTGAGTTTATTCAACAGCCTCTGTATGGGGGACAGCTGTGGGGCCAGCCTCTGTATGGGGGACAGCTGTGGGGCCAGAGCAAATGTATTCATCTGGGGTCCAGCAGAGAAGCCTCTTGGAAGGAAAACAGAACTGCTTGAATACCGCATAATCATTTCCGAATGTTCAGTGGTAGAGACTGCCGAAGAAAACTCAGGTGCACTGTAGAATTTTGGTGACTGAATACGTTCTGTCTCATTCTGATAGCTCTGACTAGTGATAAACTCTTCTGTATGCTTATCAACAGTCGTAGTGTATTGTAGAGGAACAGCATTGGACTTGTGGGGATTTGTAGTTTCACAACGTTGATGAAAATGCGATATATCGTATATTGTAGGCTCAGACATTACAAATTCTGTTAGATTGAGAGGGCTTGGATGACTAGGGCTAAGCTGTATCAAACTGTTGCTACTAGCTTCAGATGGTGAGATTTGATGGGCACGTGAGTCTGTGTGGATAGTAGGAGTAGATTCTGTATGGACAGCATTCCAAGAGTCGTTGCTTGGACCCAACCAAGGGTGGTCACCCTTGGCTGGTGAAGACTGAAGTCGTAACATGTCAGTGTCTGTACTCTGCTGTGTCTTTTTGAACTCATTGCTATCACTGTCAGGGGAAAGTACATTAGTGATACACAacactgtacaatgtactatCAACATGCAAAGAACTTACTGTCGTGTGAATGTGTTTTGAAGCTGGTATCTGATCCTTCGAGCTCTACACAGAAGGAATACTGCTATTAGCACCACCCAACTGATCATTAGTAGAGGTAAAATCACACCAATGGAAAGTGCAACAGCAAGGTGTCCCGGTCTCACTGATGATGCATTTTCTGTTGATTGATGAAACACGGTACGGCCTAATAATAAATAATGAACACATTATGGAAGTTTACGAACTCAATTACTCACTTGCAACAAAAGGCTCCGAAGGCTTGCTCACACTAAATAGTATACCACCAGATTTCTTTGTCTGTAAAAACATATACACagatatattatataattatgcctcggtgcgcatgcgcaagctcggtatacggtagtgtgtttgtgtgtatgtgtaaactgttacagctgctcaaggatcaatgaactgcaagtaagagtttctataggcttctagtaatggtggatttgtaaaataatgctttgttctcgagttatgcttacttggaatgccattgcagccttttcagaagggtgcgtagcaaaacttgtcaatggagtgttgctaatccacttagtagttagctctgtactaaaacgctagctagctgcatgcaagagtgagaagagagctgcaggGACACTGATGCAGCAGCTAGACTTcgtacttttggcatcctttttagcaacaattatTCAATCGTTCCCCACccttgagtttccctgtgatttaTAACTAGATGCAAAAATGTTGATCATGTGTGTTTAATTAGCAATATGTTACGTAGCTTTGACATAtccaccgaggtatcagcacctgcggtgctttcattttagcTACTCACTAATTGCTGTTTGTTCTTGGAGTAAGCAATTGTAACGACTGAATACTTCACGTTGTTCTTTAGTGCACTAGCAAAAATCTCCTGGTCTGTCAGAATGTAAGGAGGAAGAGAATCATAGCTGAACGACAGCTGAAATGATCTTGGTCCATGGGCTTTTGACACAACAATTGGATTCGGTAGAGCTCCTTCTCCAAATGAAAAAATCCAATGTTCAGGGATTATAGGTATACCATTTGGATCTTCCTCGTTTACAACATGAAACTGTATCTTGTATCCTCTAAAATTTAATGCTCCAGATGAGAGAATACAGACACAAATATTTTCATAAACTTACAGGAGGGGTCCATGCCTAGACGAAACTGGAAACAAGTCTATCCTAAAGTGTTGGTCATTTTGAAGGTGAATATCAGGTGGTCTAGGCTGTTCTGGATCTGAATAATAATTTGCAAACGGTATACTGATAGAATGGTTACGGGCACACTTACTGCTGTAGTCCGTTGAAAAATGGAATGGATCACTGACTTGACATCCGAGCACTTGCGCATTGTCCTCAAGCTGCTCACTAACTATACACGAGTAGTTGTAGTTAGTTAGAACATCGCCAATTAGTAAATGAGTTAAAGATCCTGGAACAAAATGAGTGAGAACATCCAGTTCTGTGTGTAGTTCTTTTTGAGGTGTCATGTAATGACGAATTCCAGAACAATGGACCTGCGCAGAAACAAATGCGAGCATTATCATCATGGCTGACAAGAATTATGTGTAAGATTCATTTCGAGATGCATGCATTTTTTACAAGTATCGTTAATTACAGCCCCATTCTAATAAAATTGCCAAGTCCACAAAATAATTCTCCAATTGAGCGCCCAATAAATTCTAGAATTATAATGCAGCCtttaagaataattattgatctatgatagcctcgtggaagcaGCTACAAGTAATCGTACGTTCTATTGCTAAGCGCCAAACAAGCTTCGGACACTACAGTACATTTAGtcgataagatctacatgggaataACATGGAAAAAGTGCCCCAGAGCAGGTGTACTATGGGACGTAGCATACCGTATGATTATGTTTCtgatttatcggacagcaaaaaataataagGAAATTATCCGGGTATAAATGGAACAGATCTTTAAAGAGCACGCAAAGTGTCTgaaataattagaacaaacatgcagctgcatgcaaactagCTAAAACAGTGTGcaactgaatagttgcactagctatctatatagctacatgtatcactCTTGCTGGCGTTGCTTCGGAATGTATCTCAAcgtttcaaggtattgtccggatatttagaacaaaggTAAAAGCACCGGGAGTGTCcgctgtattagaacaacgaaaatttcccAGAAAAGTATCCAGGCTAATTAGTGTCTGATAAATTATGGTACCTACagtttacttagtatacctagtatcccattgtcaagtaattgtattgtagtcaagcctcgaCGACAAGGTTTGCACTAGTacctagacactgttttgtcagtgtccatgtgatttagaagccctcagccacttgtagtaccctcgGGATACTAAAACGGTGCCTTTGGGAGACagtccaaaacagtgtctattcATTTTAGTGTAAAgacggtatatataattatgtcaacaaATATTACACAGCTTCATTGTACAAGCTCCCTCCAATTGGAAATTTTGTCGATACttcatgatataattattaggaataacaacaataatgataattatacccacgTGCATGTACTgactagactcgcaagccgtcactgttgcaggcgaacagtatactggtcaaactctgtgatgttgagactcgtgtaaGGTTTGCCACGATTATTATTTGTGGaaactaaccgcatgcggttatcGCAAGATCGTTGATAGTGATGTatcactagaaaactctaacgtatcacatgcagttactgacgtcacgaaaaccgcagccacttagaatcttatctgatatgctgactgtgcaacacaagtctctacacggagtttgaccagtctactgttcgcctgcaacaatTAACAGTgatggcttgcgagtctatgtACTGACTGCGTACCTTGAATTCTTCTACATTTTTCTCAGTAGAATGCCATTTCAAAATAACCGACTCAGCTCCTACTTCAGTGACTTCAAGTCCATAAGGATAGCCTAAAAcgattattatataattatttatcatgTAAACGCTGTCAATTTATATAATGTAACCATAACATTAATTAACGCAAGCAAACCcagttataatattatgtgtgcACAAAATTTTAAATTGCTTACCAAATACAGAAGTGCAGACAAAGCAAACACAGAACATCAACTTCTTCATCATTAAAACTTGCATCAGtattaattatgatgacaggaagataattatagccctCTTTGTTGCCCGTAGTAACGACAACCCAGCATGAATTAGCGACGCCCACGCGTACCGTTCAGATCTTAATTGAACATCAATTAATTAATCAGGAGTTCATAATAAATATTCTTTTAGAACTTAACAGTACGTGTCCTAGctgtcctgcatgcatgcatgggcactaTGTGAAAGTAAAAACTTTACTCCTCATCATGAATGCCAggggggcgttttgtggttagtgcattatgctgctgCATTGCATTTGGTAACAACGTAAAAACGGAATTAATCGTATGATGTACtattagtgactggagagtATACAACAATTATCCCatccagtaattgcacgtcgtcattgacaGCATACAACCACCTGTCATGCAAGTAATAGCAATGACTGTGTTTTTAAATAACGGCCGCGACTGAAAATATTGCAGAGAAATTCATCATACACGATTAGAaagcaataagggattaatagcactagctcataacaagcactgggaAGCTCTCGGCTACGCCTAGTGCAATTAGCAGTCTTaattgccattgcttgttactcgtgctattaaagATATtttattaatcccatattgcactatTAACCACACTATTATTAGTTACGTACATCTTTATAACAACATAATTGTATACAGTATAACTTAGTTAAAGTCAGTTAGTCTCCAGCTCAAACTCTATCTCCAGCCAGAACTGCAGAAAGATATATTTATTAAAACACCCTGCTGATAGATATTACCAAACTTACAAGCTGCTTTGATTCCCATTCGTTCCAGAGCCAATGGAGCCTCCTGCCAGAGCACCAAAATCTGTGCTAGTAGAGCCTCCTCTGCTACCAAACACTACTCCTACTGGACTATCAATGAATCCAAGTGAACCTCCTACAGCACTTCCAAACCCTACTGAATCACTTCCTAGCCCTCCTCCTGTGTTGGCTAGGTTCCCAAAGGTAAGACCTATTCCTGATGACCTGGGATGAAACGTTTTGTCAACAATTATAACAACTGcatataaataatattattatggtgcAAATTTCATTAAATATTCATCCTAAACCGAAATTATTTATGCGCAATAACTACTACGTCACAATTTGGAGCTGCACGAAAAATTTAACAAAAAtgtgcaccaacaaaaattacccactacaGCGGAATCCCTCTTACATGTCACAGCCACCCCTGAAGAAACGCTAACTATATGAAAGCACCCCGGGGGCTGATGCTGTGTCAAAGCAATGTACATTAAGCTATTAGCTAAgctaagctacatgtagataaaaACACACACGATTTGTTCATGCAAAAAAGAGTGGGAagtgattgttgctaaaaaagatgccaaaagttcataAGTCTGAAATTAATGGCTagctctcactcttgcagctaccaatagctatatgtagcgttctagtgcagaacttactagtaagtacatgtagagtagcaacacatgaacaagttttgctctCACACTTTTCTGAAAAGGCTTTCCAAGTATTACTAGAAtcttttgctggtgaaaaacctctgcgaatgagccaaatcagcagaaaatttgaccctctgcaatctaactattgcgttctggcgaggtttgtgtgtatttaccattaggttttgcgattgttgcgaattgataaaccttgcaaagttcgcataattatgtttaaacGATGCTCACAAAAAATTCTAGTAAAAacggtaagcaaaactaggcatgtacagtagctacACGTAGCTTGATAGTACCAAATAATTTACTTATGGGGAAAATCCCCACATATAGAGGCGTGTCTTTAAAAACCAACTATTACCAAGAGAGTGAAATTCATCATTTCATTTAGGTGTCtccacaataattaatttgcaATTCTACGATTTAAAATCCAAGAACAGGTCCTAAATGTACagttgtgtacaaaacaactcCTCAACAAAGGCTGCTAAAGATATATTAAAaacaccgcaggtgctgatgcctcggtggggatgccaaagctacataacataaatccttgcagctctcttctcactcttgcagctaccaatagctagcgttctagtgcagagctaactactaagtagagtagcaacacttggtaaacaagtttggctacgtgctcttctgaaaaggctgcaatggcattccaagtaagcaaaactaggcataacttgagaacgaagcattattttgcaaatccatgaataaaatccaagaaaacatgactagatcgaagcctatagaaactcttacttgcacttcattgatccttgagcagctgtagcaatctacacacacagacacactaccgtatacctcgcttgcgcatgcgcaccgaggcataatgaggATTGATCCGGTAAAATATGACACATCTCAATCTGAATATAAAATTTTcacttatatatataccgcATACCATGCACATTTTTATTGCAAATTGGAGTTACAAAAGACTGCAAAGAAAAGAGCATGCGTTCACAGTGCAATTTGCTCAGAAAAACAAACAGGCTTGCTTGCACAGTGCAATTCGCAATAATAATACTCACTGGAAACCCGGTATACGACAGCTGACTTACTGGTTTCCTTGGAATGTACTCCCTACACCAGTTGCTCCACCACCGGCACCAGCCCCAGATCCAAATACCTTGCTGGATGAAAGAAGGGAGCTAATAATTAGGCATAATAACTATTATGTCAGGCTAAGCACGTGTACCCTGGGTACTGTACATGACAGACTACAAAAAACCTACTTTGGCACAGAGACAAACGTTGATGCATTAAGAGATGGGGGTGAACCAAACAAAGCTTTTTGTCCAAACATTCCTGTGGCTGAGCCTGAAACAAGGTTACTGTCACTGAACATTGGGGCAGATGTGCGTTGGGAGGTTTGAAAGCCCTGACCTAATGAGAGAGGTTAATCTGTCACATGTCAATGTAGCTAATTCCCTCACCAAGCGCTGATGATCTCAGAAACCCTGGCTGGGTGGGAGGAGAAGTAATGATAGAAGAGTTAGGCGTGCCGAATGGGTTTGCAGTCACATTTGTAGGCTGGGGTCTTCCCAGTCCTAGAGACAGTCCCCCTAAAGGAGTGGCAGAGGAGAGCGATGGGGTATTTTGTCCTGTCGAATCTGAATCATTTTCAAGATACAGTCTTATACACATTCACCACGTACgcttacacatgcacacacacagaaattaAAATGTTACGTACGTACCATCAATTGGTTCCATGTCGTCACCCATCATCGCATCATCATCTTCTTCATTACTGCCTTCACTATCCGCAGAACTTCCATTCACTCCGCTGCTTATGGCACCACTGACTGTAATATCCTGTTGCTCTTTCTTCAAAGTATTTTCGGTAGCGTTTATTGAATTACTCGATGAGAGTGCAGCAGTCGCAAGAGTGTTATTGCTCGAGATAGATGGCTGAGTGGCAGTAACAGCAACTTCAATAGTTGCTTGCTGGGTTGAAATGGGTGCAGTTGATACAGAAATGGCTTCTGATTGGGTAGGAGTTTTCACACCACCACTAATTTTAGGGGAGAGGCGTACTGACTCGGTGGAACATTTTTCAATCACATTAAGATCATCTGGGTGGGCCTCAGATGTAGTCAAACCCTGTTGATTAGCGCCATCCCCCAATGTATGCTGTGTCTTGTCAATTTCTACAATGTTCTTAGATGAATCAATGTCAACGACGGGTTCCTTATCAGCAGGAAAGGCTTTACTGACATCCTTGTTTGAGGAATCAGGGACTTCTATGCCAGTTTTGGTCGTTTTATTGTTGTCAAGCAGTACGCTTGTTAACTGAAGAGTCCCAGTACCAGAGCTTATTGGTACAGGAGCAGGTGCATTTCCCGTCaggcctacatgtataccactAGCGGTAgcggtagcagtagtagtttTATTGTTGTCAAGCAGTAAGCTTGTTAACTGAGGAGTTCCAGTACCAGAGCTTATTGGTACACGAGCAGGTGTATTTACCATCATGCCTACGTGTATATCACTAGCGGTagtggtagcagtagtagtgcTAACAGCAGGAAGTTGAAATAGAAACGGGGAGTTGGTGAATGCTTTGGTGGTAGAAGCTGTACCAAATACACCTTTACTCGTAAATGGAAAAGATGTTGGAGGTTGAAAGGTCGATGACGTGATGCTGGCTGGTAGAGACAACAATTTTGAAAATGATGGCATAGCAAAAGTTGTGGTTTGAACAGGAAGCAACCTAGTTGTACTAGTCATAGAAGGCATGGTCAATTGTGACGGAGTTGCAATGATACCAACGGAATGCGTCTGTGATAGAACAGTGGACTTAGTGAGAACACCTAAAGCCATACCCCTGGGCATTACTGGGGATACAGCTGCAACTGGGAGATTCAGAGGCGAGGTTGAGGCAGTGGCAGGCTTGAGATCAATTTGATATTTAGGAGGTTCATGTAGAGGCAGAGAAGAAGGCAGCGTACTTGTAGAGACACAGCTAATTTGTTGCACCTGGGGCGAAGACGCATAAAGAGCGCTTTTTCGATCAAACAAAGACAGGCTTTCTCCCACTGACTTGTTTGGAGCTATGTTGGGTACCGACAAGGATGTATTTGTGACCAAAGAAAACTGTTCAGTATCTTCACTGGAGGGTGGCCTAATTTGTGACAAATCCCTGTATGGTGAAGTCCTCCGCAAACTATTGAGATCAATGTCGGCTCTTATAGATGCGGGTGGAGTTGGGGTTGGTATGGGAAACGGTGGAGATAGAGCATGAGATGCAGTAATGTCAGTTTTTGGCTGTGAAATAGGGGGGCTACCCCAGCAGACAGTTCCGGTCCCAGAGCTTGGAGCATTAGTTTTAACCAGGGGTGGAGATGCTTCCATTTTTGTATACTTCCCCTGGTCTTTGATTGTTATTATACCGTCTGGAGACGAGATCACACCAGGACCAGAGGATTGACGTGAGAATTGAGGAGTAGTGGACTCGCGACTAGTGGACTCGTAACCTTTCGGAGTACGAATAGATATATTACGGTTGGGAGATACCATTACATCAGGCTTGAATGATCCTAGAGAGGTTTCGGAATTGGTATTCAAAGAACGGTTGGTGGGCTGATGAGACGTAACAAAGCTTGCAATTTGCGAGCGCATGGTCATTGGTGTGGTCAAGTGTTTGATAACCGGCTCACACTGAACATTGATAGTAGATGTATCTGTAAAGCAGAGAAAAACACTAGTACTGCCAGTAGTGACTCAATAATCATAACATCACAACAACACATGTCATAGAATACACTGTTAGTTTCACACCCGACCGTAGAAAGACTCACCAGGGCTTTCACTTAAcgaggtacatgtaccctctGACTGAGCATATACCGGAGAGGCGCTGCTCACAGTCTTTCCAACTCTGAACGAGAGCTCAGACTTTTTAACTTTCTTTACTGGAGTTTTTTTTATGgtttccagacactccctcaGTTTTTCTCTGCTCTGTACTACTCGAGTTGATCTGATTGGTGTCCTGTCTCTTTCCGCTCGAGGGGTAGCTGGGGGGCCAGGGGAGGAGACTGGTCGGCATGGAGATGAGTGGACAATCTTAGGGGCTGATTGCCAGGACTTGGGGATCAGCTTGAGTTTCTTCATATCGTCAGTTATGTTAGCCATTGAATCATTCTGTGAGGAGAAAGGAGAAAAAGTCAGGTGGAACCTTGCATCAGAAAATTTGTGAGAGGAAATGATTTAATCACATACCTGGAGACGAATAATTCTGGTTTGGTCTCTCAGTGTGGAGTAGACAGTTTGGATAGAAGGGGCTTTGAGCAGATTCCTAGACAAAAATAAGGTGTGAAAGTTTGTCGAATTTAAAACTCCAGAAAAGCAATGCTTTCCTGATAACTTACTTTCCCCTCTGTCTTCTCTCTTCGTACTTCCTTTCCAGCTGAGCATCCAGCAGTGAGTTGATCTCATCGATGGCGCGAGACACTTGTAGGAAAGACGCTCTCAGGTTATTGAGTCGTTTGGCACTGTAGCTATCCAGGGGCCtgacctgcacacacacattcaagCAATGAATAGTGTTATATTGTTTagattctgtgtgtgtgatgggactaaaattaatgcatgtgtatgtcaGTGTTTCTTGTGACTTCAAGATTCCCTGAATGAAGTTCAGAGCTTTTTGGTACAACAAAATACTTCACCTTCAAGAGGGACGCATACTTTGGGTCATTATTTCTTTCTGTACTTATTCTGCAACAAAACACAGTATGGTCAATTTAAGCACAACAAAGTGAGTACATACAGACTGTACATATGTACTGCATAGACATTGTAAATGTACCTTGCCTCCTCATACATCTCAAAGCCCTTAAAAGTCTCCTCTTTGATATGGTCACTGCTACAATTACTGGCCTAAGGGAGAGAGACTAGTATGAACTACGTGCATCTTTAGTCTACTTACAAcatctacatacatgtatatggggACATTTCAAGACTCACTCAAGCTAATTGGTATATGCACTTCTTGGTGAGAATTTTACTAATTTCCAACACTTCTCTCCGCCGAATGATTATTGCAATTTCTACAACCTCCCCAATTCACGTGCAGATTTCTGCAACAAGCTCCTACCCACTGGCCTCAATTTGGCCCCTTTTTTCCCCATTGGTAACCCAATAGTTATACCCTAGTGAACCCCCTCTCCTTTTCTATAATGGTCAGAGTGTGCAGGGGATTCTTGATGTCTTTGGTGACCTCAAAATACTCTTGGAACTGCAGTCTATATCAGGATATGATGAGGTTGGTACAAAACTGTAACGTACACCCTTGACTCCCGCCATATGATGTCTCGGGGGTGCTGAAACCTTAAAAATGCAGAACCAAGGTGAGGGGCACAGTCCCCTTCGAGCCCCGGTTAAGGGAAAACCTCCCTTTAAGATCCTCCTATTACACGTTCGTGTTTGGGCGTGCCAAAACACAAATGAACATTTACGCTTTGCTGCATGCGCCAATTTTTTTAGCAACTTGGGGCGCTCTCTGTGACATTTCTGGTGGATGCAGTGCATGGCACGCATTTATGACTCAAAATGAGTCAATAGCAAGTAAAGGGTGAACGAACCTTGAACGCCTTGGTGACAACCTGCATATTGTTTGCTAGTGCTTTAGTGTCGGCAGAGAATGCAGTGAGATCCTGAACTTTTCCAAGTGTATACAATGTTCCACTTTCTACATCTCCCAGTCCCAATATGTCATCATATAGACCATCTATTTCAGTGGCGAATTTGTCAATCTGCACATCAGACATTCAATCAATTATGGCAGACACTGTAGATCAGTTACACGGAGtcggtatatacatgtacatgtacagcttacagaaataattatgctacacacatgcaacaaCAAGTGCTGCACGTGTGCAAATGATTCAGGATAAGCATGTCATGAGAACAGAGCTTTGCGGCTATCATACACATAGCCAGTAGTCTGTACATGTGTCTGTTGCACACATTCCACACAAATCTAGTTGGTATACGAATAAACTGCAGAGAACAACTTCAAAGAATAAAATCCCTCACGACATAACTATTTTGGAGAAT of the Halichondria panicea chromosome 2, odHalPani1.1, whole genome shotgun sequence genome contains:
- the LOC135331309 gene encoding mucin-17-like → MAAMAKDELQWAADEDIQDFRFMELRKIHFGDSGVEGCNDQRFSLLCTSNHFGFTFVGCKTGLYVFRTALLYEVDKDASIGKRNVMAGKASIGPTHISTPAPPIHVALSNDSLTLSVCVKESGMVKIYFYDTRALTNKGKQMEPFCSIDISTEKDVRLLDLQWNPGSGFPNLLLVVVSTGVVSLLEITDKVTILVQRAGLQANCVCWSPKGKQLALGMKNGDVVQCTAKAFEEKRRHPQPPNVVSGKLMQVADLCWLTAFEFAVTYIPQDQSIDNVFMAFLSTPKDQPPSYTCTEDPYGYYGVDSSKKNVDKFHFAHMQQWGVLITCSNNSMDTPCFGQEGGAHGVIGDASRGNPDDYHGPWWQWGLDEGGRVEPPLDDNSNETHSVGVAIDYTSQEVVPISDTLLLPCSPLFLSLTDRGVLCPYTIVNTGCSHDKIAKLMSPPKPLPSSPVRHQISTSAPPPSNVVTSTTQTKAALPLLLKGFTQGSAPPMATLGQPNTSPKSNSPNLTGPTTGSGPSTLNSAGAAQKPFFGIANIGQPKPSFALGGGKVFGQPNLLPGQTAGPVTSGTSSLLNSGGLFLNTTSAPNSKPGDFSFSNPAANTGGLSLGRQQQNAVTTTTTYPSSGITPSNPGGGVLFPFSAKPGQLQSFSDAAKITSRPSAPPISGPPLFTSLGIGSGFSGLRTSAPALSNAPNKTPTTVVNINTSTPVLGSTVPRLGCTVPPSFGVAPPITTTPSGLGQKPPIVGLYQPQSTYMYSPLSTPKPDGAPGTGGLPMTTIGPMMSTLPKSGPALGTLQAKLPPATPVTTCTPVSSALTSRSQPPMITPSRPPPKTFEKTTKSNGDGTESVDGSADQEAVENRFAADISTEIDKFATEIDGLYDDILGLGDVESGTLYTLGKVQDLTAFSADTKALANNMQVVTKAFKASNCSSDHIKEETFKGFEMYEEARISTERNNDPKYASLLKVRPLDSYSAKRLNNLRASFLQVSRAIDEINSLLDAQLERKYEERRQRGKNLLKAPSIQTVYSTLRDQTRIIRLQNDSMANITDDMKKLKLIPKSWQSAPKIVHSSPCRPVSSPGPPATPRAERDRTPIRSTRVVQSREKLRECLETIKKTPVKKVKKSELSFRVGKTVSSASPVYAQSEGTCTSLSESPDTSTINVQCEPVIKHLTTPMTMRSQIASFVTSHQPTNRSLNTNSETSLGSFKPDVMVSPNRNISIRTPKGYESTSRESTTPQFSRQSSGPGVISSPDGIITIKDQGKYTKMEASPPLVKTNAPSSGTGTVCWGSPPISQPKTDITASHALSPPFPIPTPTPPASIRADIDLNSLRRTSPYRDLSQIRPPSSEDTEQFSLVTNTSLSVPNIAPNKSVGESLSLFDRKSALYASSPQVQQISCVSTSTLPSSLPLHEPPKYQIDLKPATASTSPLNLPVAAVSPVMPRGMALGVLTKSTVLSQTHSVGIIATPSQLTMPSMTSTTRLLPVQTTTFAMPSFSKLLSLPASITSSTFQPPTSFPFTSKGVFGTASTTKAFTNSPFLFQLPAVSTTTATTTASDIHVGMMVNTPARVPISSGTGTPQLTSLLLDNNKTTTATATASGIHVGLTGNAPAPVPISSGTGTLQLTSVLLDNNKTTKTGIEVPDSSNKDVSKAFPADKEPVVDIDSSKNIVEIDKTQHTLGDGANQQGLTTSEAHPDDLNVIEKCSTESVRLSPKISGGVKTPTQSEAISVSTAPISTQQATIEVAVTATQPSISSNNTLATAALSSSNSINATENTLKKEQQDITVSGAISSGVNGSSADSEGSNEEDDDAMMGDDMEPIDDSTGQNTPSLSSATPLGGLSLGLGRPQPTNVTANPFGTPNSSIITSPPTQPGFLRSSALGQGFQTSQRTSAPMFSDSNLVSGSATGMFGQKALFGSPPSLNASTFVSVPNKVFGSGAGAGGGATGVGSTFQGNQSSGIGLTFGNLANTGGGLGSDSVGFGSAVGGSLGFIDSPVGVVFGSRGGSTSTDFGALAGGSIGSGTNGNQSSFSGWR